aaaagaaaatgtgcgtaacttctataactgttaaaatatttcaatgaaaataggagatgcacaactacataatatatagaagatgtgcataaagtttgaatgaaatatgtccagcggtattagaaataaacttcggacaaattgcgtctacggacaaacggacagacagacggacagacagacggatggacaaaGTGATTCAAATATACCCCCctccaaacttcgtttgcgggggaTATAATTATTTGATGGTTTCAATGCAGAATAAGATCTATGAGACTGTGAACATGGCAGTTATTATCAACTGCTAATTGGCTTACAGTAATTACTTGTCCTTTTCTAATGAAACCACTAGTCATCATACCTTATTTTTTGCTTCACCATTGAATGCAAATTTATTTTCTGGCTTGCCATCTGGGATCTTGTAAATTTTAAACCATTCATAAGTTGCCTGAAAaacaaaagaagaaataaattaaacttcTGATTGCAACAATACGCAATGTCTGTATTGCCCAGTACTGTAGATGTTTTCGTTTGATAAAACCTTGCATGCAGAAAATTGTATATAAATCTTTTGTTACACACACAGTGGGTTTTAATGTTTATCACAACATTCATACATTACAAAGGAAAGACCATCGGCAGTAATATCCCCATCAGAACGACATGGAAACATAAACTGAGTATCTAAGGACAAAATTTATCTGGAATATTACAATAATTCAGTCTTTCTTTATCACAATGAAAATAAACTATATCAtaggaaataaataattccCTCTTGTTTAATACAGTAATTAGTATCAAGCACATTTTCccaaaacttttaattttttttaccattaaCAATATACATACACTCTGTACCCAAGCATGCATTCAAAGGAATATGAAACATTTCTTCATTACAGAAGAgctagatttttttaaaatatctaccAGATGAGAGTGGAGTTTTTAAATAAGTCTTATGGAGTAGTAGTAAAAGTTTGATTTAATAATAAAACTTGTcatttacacatgtacaaaacagAGAGAAGTTAGGAGTACCACTTCAAGTTGGCCCCAAATTTGATTTAGcctcaaatttgattttaaagacACAACAAGCTGATGCATTTTCCTGAAGCGTACTTATCATCGATTATTACTTCACAATTATGTCCAGTACTTCATActcagatcaaaatttgtggAAAACAGGTCTATTGCAATCGCAGGACAGTTTTTTCATCACAAATACACAGAGAAGGCATCAAGGAAAGAAAAGATTCAGCATTAACACAGTTGAATATTATAACATATGAAACATAATTCTGGTGTGTTTATAAAGCAAGACTTTCTCACCTGAATAAAATAAAGTGCActgccacggcacatgatacgcccgtcacatattgttaacagtatagattgtacccattaaaacattttttttatatcaccttaattaaatgtcacagtgaccttaaagtaggatgcgacacaccttctacctaagatgcattagttgaccaattttggtgattctaggtctaatagttttcaagttatgagccggacaagtttttgccatatatggccatatcttcttaatgaaaagtcacagtgacctggttttaatgtgcgacacaccttctacccaagatgtatctacagacaaagtttgatgattctaggccttgtagtatttaagttacgggtcggacacgaaaaagctaacagacggacggacatgaacgccataccataatacgtcccgtcttaagacgggcatataaaaagAGAGAAATCTTTGCTGAGTTATGACATCATGCACACAAAATGCATACATCATAGCAGATTATTTGTTAATGTGATCATGTGCTCTCTTACTACTATAACAGTAAACATACTCTAAGCCAATTTCAATTTTACTCTGTTTACGACAAAACAGGGCACAATTGTAAAACACCTGTTATATTCCATCAAAGTTaagccatatatatatatatatgtattatatacacATGAAAGTTAAgccatatatatatcatatacacatgaaatttacaagttacCTTGAGAAAGCCAGGCATGAGTTTGTCTACATCTTCTATATCtacaaatatttaaattgaataaaatacTAGTCAAGTGCAAATTTCTATAAAAACTGTAAACATTCTCATACTGGGTGCGAacaaaattgaacaaattttaaaacttacacacaaatatatttcAGTGTTAAGCATGAACAAGCCCCCCCAAAAGACGGTCACTAAAAGATTATGTTGATAGAATGTGCATCACATGAGACTGCTCAAGAAATGAGGTTTTAgcaataaacatacatatacataaatgcAGTAATCAAGAGATGACAAAATCTCACCATTTAACTCATTAGCTAATGGGTCTGTGACATCAATCACTATCACCTTCCAATCTGTCTCACCTATACAAAAGAGaacatcaaatacatgtacgtatcaGAAATTCAATCATCAAGAATAGAATCATCAttgcaaaagaaaatcaaattacTAGTATGTATCATGTCCAACCCTCCAATTAACCTACCATATCCCCAACTACATCAATGAtgacacatatatatatgtacatgtacaaccttgACCTCAGTGACATGacattaggtcaaggtcatggtaCACCTTTAGTCTGGAGTCACTTTAAAGGATTTACCAACACCTAATTGTAGTCTGGTCATGAATACAACACCTCATAACTAACTTTTAAGTATCTCAACATCAGCAAAACCAAACCTAGCTTTTTTATCTACCTCATAATGACTAGAGCTTGGGGTCAAAATTCAGGATGACGAAATAGGGTTGCTAATATTGACATCCCAGATTTGAAGAACACGTAATTAATTAGAAAACAGGATGGCTTTGAAAATTGTTATctgtttttaaaagatttctaaatcaatgaataaattttCCCCTGAACATAATTACAGTACTACAAGTACATTTATTTCAACGCAGTCTGAATCTGGAGAAGTTGGAAATAATGCACGATATGACACAATCACAGTTTGCCCCTTTCATATATCATGAACTGGATGAATAGAGATTTCATATTTTAGTGCAATCATAACTTAGCACTATAACTTAACTGCTAAAATATATAACTCTtcaaggggcattagctgtgaaagtgatagCAACCATTTTTTCCTctaaatctctcaatggcataaGAATATTTATTAATGActaaaaaacatttaatttgtacaaaaacaagagaaacctaataaaactatgttagataacaacttttagtgtaaataattatgtaaggaagaattattgtcttacaaggcaataattattaaatcaCCAAAATTACTGAAATTACACATTCATGTGCCAACTTTGAGGTTAAatagtgtttgaaataatcaaatgcTGGTGTTAttgttatatataattaaagcaattttcattgaatttgatttttggtgacaaaatgacagctaatgcccctttaagtaaatacatatacaatacattaCCTCAAAATCACCTCTACAGAAAGATGATCAATTCAAACCACAcatatttcattataaaatctttataaaatttgtaacttgTGACATCATACCTACCCTCATCTATCAGGCACATTACACCAAGCACCTTGACCTGAATAACTGCTCCTCGATTGTGTACCTGGAAATATGTAACGACTGTTTATTGCAGATTAATGGCACCTGTCATAACATGTACTATCCTGTCTGTTCTGTATAAATTAACTTTTGCCTTAATCAAcaatgtaaaattaagaaatcTTCAATTTCGAAAGagaataaagattttaaaacattgacctAAACAAGAAGTGCCTGTGAAACATGATTGTCTTTGGCTGAAACATAGTCCATGGTAGCCAATTTTTACTTCATGTACGATTGGAAAGGCTTTGTCATAAAGATTACACCCCCTCAATATCAAAGCTCTCTAGTCTTTAGTTGAAATGATACAAGCGTTGTTACGGTTTTCATTAAGTCGACtaaaagttcaaggtcatatggtcaTCAAATATGGTACTAATAGAGATAGACAACAGAAATTATTGCATAAcatttgtgatttcaaattctaacaaaaatatgtgaaaataaaTCTCGTGAACAAAACGTGATCCACAGTAATAGTGTATGAAGATTAAATAGCACTGTCATTTAAGGTTTTGAAATCGATATATTGCAAATTTAATGGAATCCGATACAATTTTAGTAATGATACATTACATAGACTATAAAATCATTTGTATCATGGCTGAGGTGTTTTTCCTATTATAAAAagtgtacaataactggagataCACCAGTGGGCGGAAccatcatttgcatatttttaaaacagtgCTGTGTAAATAGATTATTGAACACCACCTGACAATTTCAACACATGGTAAAGTTCAAATTAGAATTCACGGGATCTAGGCTCGCGGCCGTGTCGATATCCATTTTATCATCTCCCAGTttaatttcacaaattgtgTGATCCTCACATGCTTGTGAGAAAATCCTTATGGtcatcattgaataaaaactgcACACCCAAATCGTGTAAATTGCCAATGTTCATGACACAATCTGCACATCCGCTCTTCCCAACTATCGGGCGATAAGTGCGCGATGAAAATGCATGGCGGGAAGAGGAAAATCCCCAAGCAATCACCTGACAAAAACTTTACTTTTCATTggggtaattaaaaaaatcatgcattAACCATTGGTCACATGACAGATATCATATTTCTAATTGGTCATGatataaataagttattgaatatttatttcggtgtatcttgatttatttggactCGTCACCGCCTTttgtccaaataaatcaagatacactgaaataaatatacaataactatTACTTCACTTCTAGGATTCACCACCACTTTGAATTTCGTTCATATTTACATGGTTTACCGAttacaaaaattttaattttcaagatcCTTCAAAAAAGAAGCAGGTTACTAGCAGACCCAATACAAAAGATGTTTATGAAAAAACAAACtgtgtatgtattatatatattgtctaaaaatcaacaaacaatTAAAATATGGTGTTATCTTTCTATCCTTTCTCTTGAGAAGTGGGCTAAAGGTCAATGCCACAGGGTTGTCAAAGTGGCAATATCTCAAAGGCCTTGTAACATGGAGTACGCCtactaaatatcaaaacataGTTCGCACAAAGGTTGTAAGCAATGTTAATGATTTCTAAACAAACAGAGATATGtaacagagaaatgaaaatagaatatgaAACCCTGAAAGGATGGACAGATGGATGTACAAACATTATTGCTGTTCCTTAATACATCCATTTTAAGATGTGCATATAAAAActaccatgtacatgtatatgagcaCATGTCCCACTAGCCATTCTTAGAATTGGTAggcatgaaagaaataaaatatttctttgaattCCCTAGCAGTATATGAAATTGGTGTGTTGTCTGAACACTAGATATCTAGTACAgatgactctcgataactcgaagttcaagggaccttgataaaactttgagagatcgaaattcggaaattgaaggtccgaccatatggttaagattttagagtaaccggaaatgtttaCCAGCAAGATTATGGGATCGTTTTAACacgttttccttcatatttgtcaggtagttaatttaatttaaaaataaacatgataaagaaccttattttacatttataaaaagatttcaaagtttatgtatttatttgttcttttatcaTGCTATGATAGGCATACAAAACTAATTTCTGATAAAGTTTTACCGTTGCTAACTAAACAGCAGAGCACAATTTTATGTCACTTTACACAAagcaaatattaaaaataaggAGTAAAACGATGTTATAAAGTAATTTTACACTAAGAACAAACTCAAGAAATTCTAAGTCTGTAGATCTCTGAATTATTGTCTCTAAATTAATGTCTCAAACTTAACTCTctcattttcaaatcaaaacaaactgcagtttttattcatagtcagattatatacaaattttaatcatcacaaGACCCCAGTGTAGGGTAAAACTGACAAAATAACTCGAGTGTCCACCCCCACAAAAAAGCATGGGCAATATATCacctatgtaaacacctaattatcAAGACCACACTATCCTCtggcattcaacaaaatccaggtaaggtccaAGCGGAAATAATTATACGCTTGGGTAACGGTGTGTATACACTACCACCACTTGAAGAGATCGAGAgtcaaaaacaatgaaatatgttttacgtgacccaacttcacttcgagagatcgaacaTTTGAGAGATCAATAGTATATTTACttagttatatagagaaaaaaattgggaccatgatttcaatTCGAGAGACCGAGAACTTTGAAAGATCGCAGTACAAGCCATCAAAAGTCAACTGTATAAGTTGTCCTGGAGGAaattccattttgaaaatgaattaccATTTGAATGAAATTAGTTACATCGCTTGGTGTATGCCTACTGCAGAATTGAAAATCCCCCCAAGCCTCACTTTCATTTTCAGGGATTTTTGTGAACAAAAGCATTGAGCTGGAAAATGAATCAAACAGGCCTATAGAAAATTTTAACCTAGGATAGAAAACTTGACGACCTTCCATTGTTCGATGAAAATTAGGGGAAGAGCTACATACTTGAATATGGTAAATGAAGTAGTCGACTCTACCCATAAACCCTCCAATCTTGAACTCTAGTggcattaaaatatataaagcctataatttttataaagtctataatttttttaagaAGCGTATCACCCATGCCATTAAGATAAACAGATTTGTGTGTATTTATCTAACTCATTTCCTTCACTAGTAACAATAATAGAAGGTAAACAGGAATGTTTACAGTCAATCACGGGTATGTCCTTGTTGACCACAGACTGCACTATCTTTATTTACCTTGTGGCCTATTTCACAGACGTCCAGGGGGTCATTGTCTCCCAGAGTTTTAGTTTCTGGAGTCTCATGCTTCGGATCCTCCCAGGtctataaataaacaaacatgaAGACTTTCCTTATTGACAATCTTGAGTTTTGATCTAAGGTCTGTCATAAAATCTTACTTTCTCTGTCCAGCATCTTTATAATCCACAATTTATCATTTCCTTCTTCTTTTCTAGCAGCTtagtaaatgtatatttcatgcaGAAAACTTATAATGACCATAATAAAATGAggtcattgtacatgtaattgacatGTAGGAAGACACCACTCTTAACCTGAATTTCCTGTGGTATAGCACCACTGATTACCTCAATTTCCACTGGGAAGGTGCCAATGAAAACTAGAATTTCCTGTCAGAAGCACCACtataaatattaatttccaGCAGGAAGACGCCACTGAAAACCTGAATTTTCAGTAGGAAGGCACCATTGACTTCAACTTAATTTCCATTGGGAAGGTGCCGATGAAAACTTGAATTTCCTGTGAGAAAGCACCACTACAAATCCTAATTTCTGGTAGGAAGGCACCACTGAAAACCTGGGATTTCCTGTGAGAAGGCACCTATTAAAACCTGGATGGCATCACTGAAAACCTGTATTACCTGTGGGAAGGCACCATAGTTCCATATATAGCCGTGGTGAGGGAAGACATTCTTCACAAATCTCAATGCACCTTTCTTAACATCCTGCTTGATGGGGTTCAGCTTTTCCTCCTTAGAAATCTATaattccaattaattaattttaagtGATATTGCCATCATCCATTATGTGaaataattaatgcaaataGTCAATATGCAAGCTGGtaataataaatgaatgcaTCGGCTAAGATTACCAAAATGcctaatttgaaatttaaaaaccaTTTTAACACAAGAATACTGTGGGTTACATGTTGGGATCTTTGTTTATTAACGAACACAAATGAGCCATTAATTCACCAGCGTACCTCCATCTTGCTATTGGTCCAGCGAGGGATTTCCACCACCATGTTCAGCACGGTCTTCTCGGTGTTGGCAAACAGGGGTACATCATGGAAGGGGGATACAACAGTGCCATTGGGACTACCTGCAAAATTCATTCTGCAGTTATGTACATATTCCACAGCATTATATCATAGCTAAAGCAAAAATGTTGTTAATCTTATAATGCGAGGTCACTGGTGCTGGTTTAAAACTCACAAACCCAATTTTAGTTGTGATGTTTCATTGAAGCCTATGTAGCCTTATAAAACGATACAATGCTGCTTAATGACGAAATATCCCTAATCTCAGCAGCCACAACAATCATTACATTAATAGTTACACTTTCAACTTGTTAATAATATCAATGAAAGTATAGTAGCATTAAGGGAGAGTTTTATCATTTGACATGTTTTAGGACCATTCTTGTATTGACTTCATTACCAAAGCTTTGCATCGGTCCCCTAGGTTCAGAGCAATGCTAGATCATTATATGTGACAGGGGGTTCCTCTACTGTTTGACTTCATCAAAACCTAGGGAGCATTACAAGAACTGCCAGAAGTTTTCACAgtttatcaaaatatcaattttggccaaaaataaaactataaatCAGTTTACAGTGCTATTACATtactatacatacatgtacaacgatacagatgtttatttcaaatatcaaaacaaacacatacacacaaattTAGAATTCTGCAAAAATCAATACACCTAAAGATAAATCTAAATCTGATGAACTATAGTCTCAATATAACAATCTCATACAAACAGCCTCGACAACTTGTACTGTGTAAAATCACAAGTTCCCACCTCCAAACGAACTTTAAGCTTTGATAGTTTTAAAACATGGTTAAACCTTAATTACCTTATGTGGCAGGAGATAATATCAGTAATTTGTGTATGATGAGTCTAATTCATAATGCTTTCAGAACACCAGTCAGGATCAGTTGATCATATTTGTCTTGTTAAAAGAACTCTGAAGATTATGACATGCGATTAATTTAGGCAATTAATGGTTCAAAGTAATTTGAacctttgaaaacaattcaCAAGTTCTCAAACTACCAAATATGTATCCATTGCAACAAAATTATTTACACAAAATATGTTCTGCCCATGACTGCCTACAAACTAGATGCATTGGCAGAAAACATAAAGTAAATAACATTCATGTCAAGATATCTCCTGATCACTTTCATAACCTTCCAAACTTGCTGTCCAGTACTTCAGATGGTAATGGGTGGTTTCGTCCTGATTACTTATTCGCACCAAGTGGTTTCGTCCCAATTTCAATGCAGGTAACATAAGGTAGAAGATTGGCTTATAGTCGAGTGGTTTCGCTCCGATTTACCTGCGTAGAATCTAGTTATATGTACAACAGTGTGTAGGTGCGCGTTAGAATTGGTGAAGTTACCGATGTCTGACATCGTTGAAGTGTAAAAAATATTCCTGTTTACTTTATCTTTTCCAAAAAATCTAAACTGTGGTCTgtaattcattcaattttaccaGCAGTAAATGCCTCTTGAAAGTATGTTTCTTATGAAATGTatatcaatgatttttttttatgaatgctaatttttcaaaaaattaaattcttcattttgtgatttatataaatatatctaagattaataaaatcatataatagacacactaattttatctacataatgctaattctgtttcatatgataATTTTTACTTACTGATTTTCCACAATGAATGCAACTTGCCATGGCAAAAATTCTtgatataatgataaaaatggaCATAGTTTGGACGTCAgtaaattaatatacagtaaatgtagtattcattaatttcaattgGCTCATCGTTAAAGAAGAGTATGCACTGATCAATCGTTCCGACCCCTGTTGATAAATACTCAATGGGGGCAAAACCACTCAGGACGAATCCACTTGGGGCGTACAGGTAAAGTTGCGAATCCACTTTGTGCGAATATGTAATTGGGACGAAACCACCCGCATTCCTTCagatatatcttaaaaatttGTGTACTTCACATATACATACACTAATATGTTCCTTTGATTCTATTTAATTACAAACCATGTCAGAATTAAATTACTATGCAAGTACAAATTGAAATCATGTAAACAAGAGTTACAtatataagttttaaaataaacacTGCATACTTTAAACAATGTCTATCAGACAAAGGAGAGCAGGAACTTTCGCTTTAAACCTGACATTGCCTGCCAGCTTTTACAAGGTTAAGATGGTTttatacatgttaaattttttcaaaacaattgcTGGTTTTATCTTTTGTCACATAATAATAAACTTTGTCTGTAACAACTCTACAAATCCATTTTGTCATAGACACACTGCTGTTTTGAACAATGTGcacatgaatcttgataaatataggtATGTCTATTCTGCCAGAAACGAaagcagaatgtaaatataatgtgcttcatgaagtatgccagcGTGACATGTCGTAGTTCATACTTTctagtatatttatttttttaaatgaagcacAATGGTGAGAAGTAAAACCCTGTGAATAAAATCGCGGACACAGATTGTTCAATGACAGATATATTGGAGGCGTGTCCCTGGTTACCTCTACGCAGCGACACACAAAATCcaagaatgaaatatatgtatggaaattgaaaagaattgtaAACAGAAAAACAATGCTTCAACCTCTCAATAAACATAGTGAACTTTAAAAGACAACAAATTTCCTTTTAAAGTCTTGCATATGAACTACATTGAGCTGATTGTGGTATCAAGTTATCTTGAAATACCAATAAATCTAAAAACAGCCAGTCTGAATCATCTCTCACTATCTGTATGATTTAAGTTGAAAGTCATGTCATTATCCAGACATGTTTAGACAAGATGAAAGCTAGGTCCTACATATATTTACAACTTATATCAGAGGAGACTCGATGCTTCTCATTACTTTTCAAGAGAGGACTGCATCATCAATGCCTATATTCCTGATATCCACAGTCACCTGTCAGGTGTCAGCTCAGTGGATTAAAGCTTAGCCTTAGCTTTCACTCTATGCATCCAAAAGTCAATTTGGCgatttaattttttctaaaatgattttGCACTTATCAAAAACAGTTTTTCACTTGATAAAGTATAATACCCAAGGATTATAAACACTTATTTCATAATTGAGATGTACTTCAGCCGTGGCCTAAATTATTGCTTTATGTAATACCCACTGGACAGAGGTACCTCTAGTTGTTGCATACAAGAGAAAATGCATGTACAACATAACCTTGAATGAAGGTCAAATTGATGACACAGACATAATACGATAATCTGTAGTTAGTACCATACGAACAGAACAGCTATGATCCTGTGATTTTCTATTTATTACATTCAACTCATTGAAAAGGTGTAAAATAATTTGCTACGAAAAGTGTATGTATTCAAAaggaaaaatataattataaatctagACATTTACACCATTTCACTTTTTGGATAAAAAGCATATATAAAATCACACTATA
This genomic window from Ostrea edulis chromosome 4, xbOstEdul1.1, whole genome shotgun sequence contains:
- the LOC125670016 gene encoding uncharacterized protein LOC125670016 isoform X1; protein product: MQRVDRFRGIARLLFQFSEQKFQPATLAKTATLRGKASSARHFSISSQVKMSYGVVERGCPNSLEYRMFLSSPNGTVVSPFHDVPLFANTEKTVLNMVVEIPRWTNSKMEISKEEKLNPIKQDVKKGALRFVKNVFPHHGYIWNYGAFPQTWEDPKHETPETKTLGDNDPLDVCEIGHKVHNRGAVIQVKVLGVMCLIDEGETDWKVIVIDVTDPLANELNDIEDVDKLMPGFLKATYEWFKIYKIPDGKPENKFAFNGEAKNKEYAMKVVTECNKQWEKLIGKKCESNGIACENTSVASSPYKITSDDGKKIVDSQPQLGASKPLGDGVNKWYYVKL
- the LOC125670016 gene encoding uncharacterized protein LOC125670016 isoform X2, encoding MVTRKYMGIYVHTRATQMLSIFGSPNGTVVSPFHDVPLFANTEKTVLNMVVEIPRWTNSKMEISKEEKLNPIKQDVKKGALRFVKNVFPHHGYIWNYGAFPQTWEDPKHETPETKTLGDNDPLDVCEIGHKVHNRGAVIQVKVLGVMCLIDEGETDWKVIVIDVTDPLANELNDIEDVDKLMPGFLKATYEWFKIYKIPDGKPENKFAFNGEAKNKEYAMKVVTECNKQWEKLIGKKCESNGIACENTSVASSPYKITSDDGKKIVDSQPQLGASKPLGDGVNKWYYVKL